The Ruania alba genome has a window encoding:
- a CDS encoding LacI family DNA-binding transcriptional regulator, translated as MSSRAGGKQTTTIYDVAEKAGVAPSTVSRAFSRPGRVNAETAERIRTIAAELGYRANPQARALSTTRTGMLAVVLADVTNPVFAEVVRGAGRACDHAGYTMLLAETEESAEKERAMVDRALGSVDAIVLSSSRMSDAAIRQVAKVEPLVVLNREVAGVPCVLVDFEPAMRRITEHLLELGHRQVTYVAGPEASWADGMRWRGLRAATEELGLRLRRVGPVAPTVAGGQTAVVDWDAHRTSAVVAYNDMVAIGVIRRLTTLGVRVPQDVSVVGFDNTPVGELVTPALTTVAAPLRALGETGASNALALARGARSRATEPVRLPTRLIARGSTAEARS; from the coding sequence GTGTCGAGTAGAGCGGGCGGGAAGCAGACGACGACCATCTATGACGTCGCCGAGAAGGCCGGCGTGGCGCCGTCCACGGTTTCTCGGGCCTTCTCCCGGCCGGGGCGCGTGAACGCCGAGACGGCCGAACGGATCCGCACGATCGCGGCCGAGCTCGGCTACCGCGCGAACCCTCAGGCCCGGGCGTTGAGTACCACCCGCACCGGCATGCTCGCCGTGGTGCTGGCCGACGTGACGAACCCGGTCTTCGCCGAGGTGGTGCGCGGCGCGGGCCGGGCGTGCGACCACGCCGGGTACACGATGCTGCTGGCCGAGACCGAGGAGTCGGCCGAGAAGGAACGCGCCATGGTCGACCGGGCGCTCGGCTCCGTGGACGCGATCGTGCTCTCCAGCTCTCGGATGTCCGACGCCGCCATCCGCCAGGTGGCGAAGGTGGAGCCGTTGGTTGTCCTGAACCGGGAGGTCGCCGGCGTGCCGTGCGTGCTGGTCGATTTCGAGCCGGCGATGCGCCGGATCACCGAGCACCTGCTCGAGCTCGGGCACCGGCAGGTCACCTATGTGGCCGGGCCGGAGGCGTCCTGGGCGGACGGGATGCGGTGGCGCGGTCTGCGCGCTGCGACCGAGGAGCTCGGCCTGCGGTTACGACGAGTGGGGCCGGTAGCCCCGACTGTGGCGGGTGGTCAGACGGCGGTCGTGGACTGGGACGCACATCGCACCAGCGCCGTGGTCGCCTACAACGACATGGTGGCGATCGGGGTGATCCGCCGGCTGACGACACTGGGGGTGCGGGTGCCGCAGGACGTGAGCGTGGTCGGGTTCGACAACACCCCGGTGGGGGAGCTGGTGACCCCGGCGCTGACCACCGTCGCCGCCCCGTTGCGCGCCCTCGGTGAGACAGGGGCGAGCAACGCGCTCGCCCTGGCACGCGGGGCGCGCTCGCGCGCCACCGAGCCGGTACGTCTGCCGACCCGGCTGATCGCGCGCGGCTCGACGGCGGAGGCTCGCTCGTGA
- the uxaC gene encoding glucuronate isomerase yields the protein MPTTTPSLELHPDRLLPADRERRPIARRLYESVKDLPIISPHGHVPPSWISEDTPFRDPTSLLITPDHYITRMLHAHGVPLSDLGVGRGPLDDSAARAAFTALCTHWSAYRGTPVRYWLEEELAGIFGVTVRPSAETADAIYDQIAAKLAEPGFRPRALMDAFGIDVLATTDDPCDSLDEHATLAADSTFAPRVVPTFRPDKYLDPALATWAADVDRLGQVSGIDTGDYAGYVAALEERRRYFVSRGAVSADHGVIDAVTVILDEAEASRIFTAARAGTATEEEATALRRHMLSEMARMSCEDGLVMTIHPGVRRNHHTATFDTYGPDVGCDIPISVEYTDSLRPLLDAYGTHPNLNLVLFTIDETVYSRELAPLAGFYPSVYVGVPWWFIDAPEAIRRFRSAVTETAGFSRTSGFIDDTRAFCSIPARHDMSRRLDAGYLSELVVEHRLGEDEAHEAIQDLVVANPRKVFKLGGESR from the coding sequence GTGCCTACGACGACGCCTTCTCTCGAGCTGCACCCGGACCGGCTACTCCCGGCAGACCGTGAGCGGCGGCCTATCGCGCGCCGCCTCTACGAGTCCGTCAAGGATCTGCCGATCATCTCCCCGCACGGGCACGTCCCGCCGAGCTGGATCAGCGAGGACACCCCGTTCCGGGACCCCACCTCGTTGCTGATCACACCGGACCACTACATCACCCGGATGCTGCACGCCCACGGGGTGCCGCTCAGCGACCTCGGCGTAGGCCGTGGTCCGCTTGACGACAGTGCGGCCCGTGCCGCGTTCACCGCCCTGTGCACCCACTGGTCCGCCTACCGTGGCACCCCGGTGCGGTACTGGCTCGAGGAGGAGCTGGCCGGCATCTTCGGGGTGACCGTCCGGCCCAGCGCCGAGACCGCGGACGCGATCTACGACCAGATCGCAGCCAAGCTCGCAGAGCCCGGCTTCCGGCCCCGGGCCCTCATGGATGCCTTCGGCATCGACGTGCTTGCCACCACCGACGACCCGTGCGACTCGCTCGACGAGCACGCCACCCTCGCCGCCGACTCGACCTTCGCCCCTCGCGTGGTGCCCACCTTCCGGCCGGACAAGTACCTCGATCCGGCCCTGGCCACCTGGGCCGCGGACGTGGACCGTCTGGGCCAGGTCTCCGGCATCGACACCGGCGACTACGCTGGATACGTCGCGGCCCTCGAGGAGCGGCGGCGCTACTTCGTCTCCCGTGGTGCGGTCTCCGCCGACCACGGCGTGATCGACGCCGTCACTGTGATCCTCGACGAGGCCGAGGCGAGCCGGATCTTCACTGCTGCGCGCGCCGGCACCGCCACCGAGGAGGAGGCGACCGCCCTGCGGCGGCACATGCTCAGCGAGATGGCCCGGATGTCCTGCGAGGACGGCCTCGTGATGACCATCCACCCGGGGGTGCGGCGTAATCACCACACGGCCACCTTCGACACCTACGGCCCCGACGTCGGCTGCGACATCCCGATCTCGGTGGAGTACACCGACTCGCTGCGGCCGCTCCTGGACGCCTACGGCACGCACCCGAATCTCAACCTGGTGCTCTTCACCATCGACGAGACGGTCTATTCCCGCGAGCTCGCCCCGCTGGCGGGCTTCTACCCGTCGGTCTACGTGGGTGTGCCGTGGTGGTTCATCGACGCCCCCGAGGCGATCCGCCGGTTCCGCTCCGCGGTGACTGAGACCGCCGGGTTCTCCCGCACCTCCGGCTTCATCGACGACACCCGCGCGTTCTGCTCCATCCCCGCCCGGCACGACATGAGCCGCCGCCTCGACGCCGGCTACCTCTCCGAACTCGTGGTCGAGCACCGGCTGGGAGAGGACGAAGCGCACGAGGCCATCCAGGACCTCGTCGTTGCCAACCCGCGGAAGGTCTTCAAGCTCGGAGGTGAGTCACGATGA
- a CDS encoding GNAT family N-acetyltransferase: protein MRVRAAVRGDARAISELRIAGWHAAYRGLVPEEMLDSLDADREAERRTATWDTRAKDAELVAVDDDGAVIGWAVAGPARDPEWSGAGELYGLYADPDHWSTGVGHALMVAIEDALREVGYARAYLLVLVGNDRAAGFYERHGWVEDGAEVRDERPGGALIERRRVRDLTE, encoded by the coding sequence GTGAGGGTCCGTGCCGCCGTGCGTGGGGACGCCCGGGCGATCAGCGAGCTGCGGATCGCCGGCTGGCATGCCGCCTATCGCGGACTGGTGCCGGAGGAGATGCTCGATTCTTTGGATGCGGACCGGGAGGCGGAGCGGCGCACCGCGACCTGGGACACCCGGGCCAAAGATGCCGAGCTGGTGGCCGTCGACGACGACGGGGCAGTGATCGGATGGGCGGTGGCCGGCCCGGCCCGCGACCCCGAGTGGTCCGGCGCCGGGGAGCTCTACGGGCTCTACGCCGACCCCGACCACTGGTCCACCGGGGTGGGCCACGCGCTGATGGTCGCCATCGAGGACGCCCTGCGTGAGGTGGGCTATGCCCGCGCGTACCTGCTGGTGCTGGTCGGGAACGATCGCGCCGCCGGCTTCTACGAGCGGCACGGGTGGGTCGAGGACGGTGCCGAGGTGCGCGACGAACGCCCCGGCGGGGCGCTGATCGAGCGGCGTCGAGTGCGGGACCTGACAGAGTGA